In a genomic window of Micromonospora cremea:
- the cydC gene encoding thiol reductant ABC exporter subunit CydC, with protein sequence MNAAPEPPAGGPGPPAEPPEPVVDAAPAGRATAERTVLRLARPYLGRLVGAGLLAAATEFAGLALMATATWLLMSAAGQPPLDRLTVAIVAVRALAISRGVFRYTERLAGHDAVLCMITDVRARVFATLAARRTAAHRSGDVLSRLVSDVEAVQDLLLRVLVPGSAAALVGVLAVAGAALISLPAAGALAAGLLIAGVALPALATAVTGRNAAEVAPLRGALATDAVDLTHGAADLAAFGATDAALRAAEQRAGRLARLERRLAATGFAVDAAGVLVAGLTAAGVVLAALAADVPGVLVGVLAVGTLAAVEVALALVSAARQWTQLRPGLARVAALLDADLPTPPRAAADLTVGAVDGGGAHELRFAEVTVRYRAGAAPALDRVSLDLPAGRRIAVVGPSGAGKSTLAAVLTGAVQPTSGRVTLDGRDLSAYAEEELPRAVGGLLAEAYVFHATVRENLLLGRAGASEEELIAATAAAGLLEWVHAQPAGWDTLVGEEGGQLSGGQRQRLALARALLAAPPVLVLDEPTEGLDPTAADAVLASALAATPAGHSVLLISHRLSGLAGLDEIVVLDGGRVVQRGRHAELVTAPGWYRDQWLLQAAAERGYLALTP encoded by the coding sequence ATGAACGCGGCACCCGAGCCGCCGGCCGGCGGGCCGGGCCCGCCGGCCGAGCCACCGGAGCCGGTGGTCGACGCGGCCCCGGCCGGGCGGGCGACCGCCGAGCGGACGGTGCTGCGCCTGGCCCGGCCGTACCTGGGCCGGCTGGTGGGCGCGGGACTGCTCGCCGCCGCCACCGAGTTCGCCGGGCTCGCCCTGATGGCGACCGCGACCTGGCTGTTGATGAGCGCCGCCGGCCAGCCGCCGCTGGACCGGCTCACCGTGGCGATCGTCGCGGTCCGGGCGCTGGCGATCAGCCGGGGCGTGTTCCGCTACACCGAACGGCTCGCCGGGCACGACGCGGTCCTTTGCATGATCACCGACGTCCGGGCCCGGGTCTTCGCCACGCTCGCCGCCCGCCGCACCGCCGCGCACCGCTCCGGCGACGTGCTCAGCCGGCTGGTCTCCGACGTCGAGGCGGTGCAGGATCTCCTGCTGCGGGTGCTGGTGCCGGGCTCGGCGGCGGCACTGGTCGGGGTGCTCGCGGTGGCCGGGGCGGCGCTGATCTCGCTGCCGGCCGCCGGCGCGCTCGCCGCCGGGCTGCTGATCGCCGGGGTGGCGCTGCCCGCGCTGGCCACCGCGGTCACCGGGCGCAACGCGGCGGAGGTGGCCCCACTGCGCGGCGCGCTGGCCACCGACGCGGTCGACCTCACCCACGGCGCCGCGGACCTGGCCGCCTTCGGCGCCACCGACGCCGCGCTGCGGGCCGCCGAGCAGCGGGCCGGCCGGCTGGCCCGGCTGGAACGCCGCCTGGCCGCCACCGGGTTCGCGGTCGACGCGGCCGGGGTGCTGGTCGCCGGGCTGACCGCCGCCGGGGTGGTGCTGGCCGCGTTGGCCGCAGACGTGCCGGGGGTGCTGGTCGGCGTACTGGCCGTCGGCACCCTGGCCGCCGTCGAGGTGGCGCTGGCCCTGGTCTCGGCGGCCCGGCAGTGGACCCAGCTGCGGCCCGGCCTGGCCCGGGTGGCCGCCCTGCTCGACGCGGACCTGCCGACTCCCCCGCGTGCCGCCGCGGACCTGACCGTCGGTGCCGTGGATGGAGGCGGCGCGCACGAGCTGCGCTTCGCGGAGGTGACCGTGCGGTACCGGGCCGGGGCCGCGCCCGCGCTCGACCGGGTGAGCCTGGACCTGCCCGCCGGGCGCCGGATCGCGGTGGTCGGCCCGAGCGGAGCCGGCAAGAGCACCCTGGCCGCCGTGCTGACCGGCGCGGTCCAGCCCACGTCCGGCCGGGTCACCCTGGACGGCCGCGACCTGTCGGCGTACGCCGAGGAGGAGCTGCCCCGCGCGGTCGGCGGGCTGCTCGCCGAGGCGTACGTCTTTCACGCCACGGTGCGGGAGAACCTGCTGCTCGGCCGTGCCGGGGCCAGCGAGGAGGAGCTGATCGCGGCGACCGCCGCGGCCGGCCTGTTGGAGTGGGTGCACGCCCAGCCGGCAGGGTGGGACACGCTGGTCGGCGAGGAGGGCGGCCAGCTCTCCGGGGGCCAGCGGCAACGGCTAGCGCTCGCCCGGGCCCTGCTCGCCGCGCCGCCGGTGCTGGTGCTCGACGAGCCCACCGAGGGGCTGGACCCGACCGCCGCGGACGCCGTGCTCGCCTCCGCCCTCGCCGCCACCCCCGCCGGGCACTCGGTACTGCTGATCAGCCACCGGCTCAGCGGGCTGGCCGGGCTGGACGAGATCGTCGTCCTCGACGGCGGCCGGGTGGTGCAGCGCGGTCGGCACGCCGAGCTGGTCACCGCCCCCGGCTGGTACCGGGACCAGTGGCTGCTCCAGGCGGCGGCCGAACGCGGGTACCTGGCTCTCACCCCCTGA
- the cydD gene encoding thiol reductant ABC exporter subunit CydD, with protein sequence MNRRPFDPRLLRRVPAARRDLAVLALLGVLAAGLIVAQATALAAVLATAVDGRLNRPALAGFAVAVLARSALVWAQGTVSARVAATVKAALRADLLGAVGRHGPGWVAGQRAGQLATLAGRGLDALDAYFTGYLPQLVLSVTVPVAVLARVVFADWGSAVIIALTLPLIPVFGALLGWQAQAATERQWRRLSLLGGHFLDMVAGLPTLRAFGRARAQTEVVRRMADGHRVATMKTLRIAFLSALVLELVATLSVALVAVPVGIRLLGGGLALQTALLVLLLTPEAYLPLRAAGSRFHASMEGLTALDEALTISAAPAAPRATEGAATPDGRGEISFESVTVAYERTTALRDVTLTVRPGERIAIIGPSGAGKSTLLGLLLGFITPTSGRVTVDGVDLATADPDAWRRQLAWVPQRAHLFAASLADNIRLGARDTPPDALTTAVRDAALDDVVAGLPDGLETLLGERGHGLSSGQRQRVALARAFLRDAPVVLLDEPTARLDTAAEAVVLDATRRLVAGRTALLVAHRPALLADADRILRIEDGRVTELTPEPTGKVIR encoded by the coding sequence GTGAACCGCCGTCCCTTCGACCCGCGTCTGCTGCGCCGGGTCCCCGCGGCCCGGCGCGATCTTGCCGTGCTCGCCCTGCTCGGGGTGCTCGCCGCCGGGTTGATCGTGGCGCAGGCCACCGCGCTGGCGGCGGTGCTGGCCACCGCCGTCGACGGCCGCCTCAACCGGCCTGCGCTGGCCGGCTTCGCGGTGGCGGTCCTCGCCCGTTCGGCGCTGGTCTGGGCGCAGGGCACGGTCTCGGCGCGGGTCGCCGCCACGGTCAAGGCCGCGCTGCGGGCCGACCTGCTCGGCGCGGTGGGCCGGCACGGGCCGGGTTGGGTCGCCGGGCAACGGGCCGGTCAGCTCGCCACGCTGGCCGGGCGCGGGCTGGACGCGCTGGACGCGTACTTCACCGGGTACCTGCCCCAGCTGGTGCTCAGCGTGACGGTGCCGGTGGCGGTGCTGGCCCGGGTCGTCTTCGCCGACTGGGGCTCGGCGGTGATCATCGCGCTGACCCTGCCGCTGATCCCGGTCTTCGGCGCGCTGCTCGGCTGGCAGGCGCAGGCCGCCACGGAGCGGCAGTGGCGCCGGCTCTCCCTGCTGGGCGGGCACTTCCTGGACATGGTCGCCGGGCTGCCCACGCTGCGCGCGTTCGGCCGGGCCCGGGCGCAGACCGAGGTGGTCCGCCGGATGGCCGACGGGCACCGGGTCGCCACCATGAAGACACTGCGGATCGCGTTCCTCTCCGCGCTGGTGCTGGAGCTGGTCGCCACCCTCTCCGTGGCCCTGGTCGCGGTGCCGGTCGGCATCCGGCTGCTCGGCGGCGGGCTGGCCCTGCAGACCGCGCTGCTGGTGCTGCTGCTCACCCCGGAGGCGTACCTCCCGCTGCGCGCCGCCGGCAGCCGCTTCCACGCCAGCATGGAGGGGCTCACCGCGCTGGACGAGGCGCTCACCATCTCCGCCGCGCCCGCCGCACCCCGGGCCACCGAGGGCGCGGCCACCCCGGACGGCCGTGGCGAGATCAGCTTCGAGTCGGTGACCGTGGCGTACGAGCGGACCACCGCGCTGCGGGACGTGACGCTGACCGTCCGGCCCGGTGAGCGGATCGCCATCATCGGACCCAGCGGCGCCGGCAAGAGCACCCTGCTCGGCCTGCTGCTCGGCTTCATTACCCCGACCAGCGGCCGGGTCACCGTGGACGGGGTCGACCTCGCCACCGCCGACCCGGACGCCTGGCGGCGCCAGCTCGCCTGGGTGCCGCAGCGGGCCCATCTCTTCGCCGCCTCGCTGGCCGACAACATCCGGCTCGGCGCGCGGGACACCCCGCCCGACGCGCTCACCACCGCGGTGCGCGACGCGGCACTGGACGACGTGGTGGCCGGCCTGCCGGACGGGCTGGAGACGCTGCTCGGCGAGCGTGGGCACGGGCTGTCCAGCGGGCAGCGGCAACGGGTGGCCCTGGCCCGGGCGTTCCTCCGGGACGCCCCGGTGGTGCTGCTCGACGAGCCCACCGCACGCCTGGACACCGCGGCCGAGGCGGTGGTGCTCGACGCCACCCGCCGTCTGGTCGCCGGGCGGACCGCGCTGCTGGTCGCGCACCGCCCGGCACTGCTGGCCGACGCCGACCGGATCCTGCGGATCGAGGATGGCCGGGTCACCGAGCTGACGCCCGAACCGACCGGGAAGGTGATCCGATGA
- a CDS encoding cytochrome d ubiquinol oxidase subunit II: MDLAWYALLGLFFGAYLVLAGYDYGVGLLLARGGGPAGRRAALTALGPFFLGNEVWLVAAVGILFGAFPVLEGELLSGCYPAVAGALVGVVLVTAGVQLRSRPTDERIRARWDRVVVIGSVLAALGWGVLLAALLQGVPREADGHVVGVSHLATPFAAAAGLAMVALVAVHGATFLTLRLPTADAAVVGRSARRLVPVALTAVALATVVGLLSARVRDAVQRPAVAVLLPVLLVAALLVARAALARRRPGWALVATGAALALPVALVGAALWPYVLVSTTDPGASLTVADAAASAPTLRLLGWVALPLLPALLGFQAMCWWVFRGRTDGRAPVYW, from the coding sequence GTGGACCTCGCCTGGTACGCCCTGCTCGGCCTCTTCTTCGGCGCCTACCTGGTGCTCGCCGGCTACGACTACGGCGTCGGGCTGCTGCTCGCCCGCGGCGGTGGCCCGGCCGGGCGACGGGCCGCGCTCACCGCGCTCGGCCCGTTCTTCCTCGGCAACGAGGTCTGGCTGGTGGCCGCCGTGGGCATCCTCTTCGGAGCCTTTCCGGTGCTGGAGGGCGAGTTGCTCTCCGGGTGCTACCCGGCGGTCGCCGGCGCGCTGGTCGGTGTGGTCCTGGTGACCGCGGGAGTGCAACTGCGCAGCCGACCGACCGACGAACGGATCCGGGCCCGCTGGGACCGGGTGGTGGTGATCGGCAGCGTGCTCGCCGCGCTGGGCTGGGGCGTGCTGCTGGCCGCGCTGCTGCAGGGCGTGCCCCGCGAGGCCGACGGGCACGTCGTCGGGGTGTCGCATCTGGCCACCCCGTTCGCGGCCGCCGCCGGGCTGGCCATGGTCGCCCTGGTCGCGGTGCACGGTGCGACCTTCCTCACCCTGCGGCTGCCGACCGCCGACGCCGCCGTGGTCGGCCGGTCGGCCCGCCGGCTGGTGCCGGTGGCGCTCACCGCGGTCGCCCTGGCCACCGTCGTGGGGCTGCTCTCCGCCCGGGTACGCGACGCCGTCCAGCGGCCGGCGGTGGCCGTACTGCTGCCGGTGCTGCTGGTCGCGGCGCTGCTGGTGGCCCGCGCGGCGCTGGCCCGACGGCGGCCGGGGTGGGCCCTGGTCGCCACCGGCGCGGCTCTGGCGCTGCCGGTGGCGCTGGTCGGCGCGGCCCTCTGGCCCTACGTGCTGGTGTCCACGACGGACCCGGGTGCCTCGCTGACGGTGGCCGACGCCGCCGCCAGCGCGCCGACGCTGCGGCTACTCGGCTGGGTGGCGCTGCCGCTGCTGCCGGCCCTACTAGGCTTCCAGGCGATGTGCTGGTGGGTTTTCCGGGGACGGACCGACGGCAGGGCACCGGTGTACTGGTGA
- a CDS encoding cytochrome ubiquinol oxidase subunit I: protein MDTLLLARLQFATTTSIHFLFVVVTLGLVTLLVGMQTAWVLTGNPAWERLTRYWGQLYVINYVLGIATGIVMEFQFGLNWSGLSRYVGNVFGAPLAIETLVAFFLESTFLGMWIFGWHRLRKGVHLALLWGVALTAYASAFWIMVANSWLQHPVGYEVRDGIAHLTDFGALLTNPSLGMAFGHVVSAALLVGGMLMAAVSAWHLIRRTLDYALFRTSLRIGLITAALAITLVQGFGFAQFGPVGEVQPTKFGQGPEAQALIAEWTARFGPGDYTPPVLASVGLGFMILIGFTLGCVWLLLPLLFRDWIIRLRFPLWLVLLALPLPFVAVILGWIAREVGRQPWVAYGLLPTDQAVSPVGAPVMLASLIGFSLLLGTLAVTNWVLLARHAARGAGDPPLGRPPAPPNEPAHPEPALA from the coding sequence ATGGACACCCTGCTCCTCGCCCGCCTGCAGTTCGCCACCACCACCTCGATCCACTTCCTGTTCGTGGTCGTCACGCTCGGGCTGGTCACCCTGCTCGTCGGGATGCAGACCGCCTGGGTGCTCACCGGCAACCCGGCGTGGGAGCGGCTCACCCGGTACTGGGGCCAGCTCTACGTGATCAACTACGTGCTCGGCATCGCCACCGGCATCGTGATGGAGTTCCAGTTCGGGCTGAACTGGAGCGGCCTGTCGCGCTACGTCGGCAACGTCTTCGGCGCCCCGCTGGCCATCGAGACGCTGGTGGCGTTCTTCCTGGAGTCCACGTTCCTCGGGATGTGGATCTTCGGCTGGCACCGGCTCCGCAAGGGCGTCCACCTCGCGCTGCTCTGGGGCGTGGCGCTCACCGCGTACGCCTCCGCGTTCTGGATCATGGTGGCGAACTCCTGGCTACAGCACCCGGTCGGGTACGAGGTGCGCGACGGCATCGCCCACCTCACCGACTTCGGTGCGCTGCTCACCAATCCCAGCCTCGGCATGGCGTTCGGTCACGTGGTCTCGGCCGCGCTGCTGGTCGGCGGCATGCTGATGGCGGCCGTCAGCGCCTGGCACCTGATCCGGCGCACCCTCGACTACGCGCTCTTTCGCACCTCGCTGCGGATCGGCCTCATCACCGCGGCGCTGGCGATCACCCTGGTGCAGGGCTTCGGGTTCGCCCAGTTCGGGCCGGTCGGGGAGGTGCAGCCGACCAAGTTCGGCCAGGGCCCGGAAGCCCAGGCGCTGATCGCCGAGTGGACGGCGCGGTTCGGCCCCGGCGACTACACCCCACCCGTGCTGGCCAGTGTCGGGCTGGGCTTCATGATCCTGATCGGCTTCACGCTCGGCTGCGTCTGGCTGCTGCTTCCGCTGCTCTTCCGGGACTGGATCATCCGGCTGCGCTTCCCGCTCTGGCTGGTTTTGCTCGCCCTGCCGCTGCCGTTCGTCGCGGTGATCCTCGGTTGGATCGCCCGGGAGGTCGGCCGCCAGCCCTGGGTGGCGTACGGGCTGCTCCCCACCGACCAGGCGGTCTCCCCGGTCGGCGCACCGGTGATGCTCGCCTCGCTGATCGGCTTCAGCCTCCTGCTGGGCACCCTCGCCGTCACCAACTGGGTGCTGCTCGCCCGGCACGCGGCCCGTGGCGCGGGCGACCCGCCGCTCGGCCGCCCGCCGGCACCGCCGAACGAGCCGGCTCACCCCGAACCCGCCCTCGCCTGA
- a CDS encoding M56 family metallopeptidase gives MAYAVHFAATMLACYLTAQVLASSTWTWRSPRVAIVCWQAVGLALGLSAMGLPMALGLTAYDLPTGSALLALATDLGHGTLPVGVTAFHLASVGVGFGIGAVLVTTTVRSIHGTLRAQRRHRDLLTLVARNDPAAPGALVLDHPSAAAYCLPGVKPQVVVSAGTLSLLDRAELAAVLSHERAHAHERHDLVLLPFTALRRALPWFRWVRDAHERVALLVEMRADDKARELHAEAPLAGALRRFAAAGHRITPAGALGMGDRDLDVRVQRLLVSDRPPRVLGATALAVATTLVALPITLFLS, from the coding sequence ATGGCCTACGCCGTGCACTTCGCCGCCACCATGCTGGCCTGCTATCTGACCGCACAGGTGTTGGCCAGCTCCACCTGGACGTGGCGCAGCCCCCGGGTGGCGATCGTCTGCTGGCAGGCCGTCGGGTTGGCGCTGGGCCTCTCGGCGATGGGCCTGCCGATGGCGCTCGGGTTGACCGCCTACGACCTGCCGACCGGGAGCGCACTGCTCGCTCTGGCCACCGACCTCGGCCACGGCACGCTGCCGGTCGGGGTGACCGCCTTCCACCTGGCCAGCGTTGGAGTGGGCTTCGGCATCGGCGCGGTGCTGGTCACCACGACCGTGCGCAGCATCCACGGCACGCTACGCGCCCAGCGCCGGCACCGGGACCTGCTCACCCTGGTCGCCCGGAACGACCCGGCCGCGCCCGGCGCGCTGGTGCTCGACCATCCGAGCGCGGCCGCGTACTGCCTGCCGGGAGTGAAGCCGCAGGTGGTGGTCAGCGCGGGCACGCTGAGCCTGCTGGACCGGGCCGAGCTCGCCGCGGTCCTCAGTCACGAGCGCGCGCACGCCCACGAGCGGCACGACTTGGTGCTGCTGCCGTTCACCGCGCTCCGCCGCGCGTTGCCGTGGTTCCGCTGGGTCCGCGACGCGCACGAGCGGGTCGCCCTGCTGGTCGAGATGCGCGCCGACGACAAGGCGCGCGAGCTGCACGCCGAGGCGCCGCTGGCGGGCGCGCTGCGCCGGTTCGCCGCCGCGGGTCACCGGATCACTCCGGCGGGCGCACTGGGGATGGGTGACCGCGACCTGGACGTACGGGTACAGCGGCTGCTGGTCAGCGACCGGCCGCCCCGGGTGCTCGGCGCCACCGCCCTCGCGGTCGCCACCACGCTGGTCGCTCTGCCGATCACCCTCTTCCTGAGCTGA
- a CDS encoding BlaI/MecI/CopY family transcriptional regulator — MTRLGDLERAVMDVLWDVVPGTSDGVTVREVADALDGRELAYTTVMTVLDRLAGKGMVQREREGRAWRYRPAASREAHIAQLMLDALDLGGSRDAALVRFAHSVTGTEAEVLRAALGSEAGLTGHGSAGAGAQLTDQVDGPAGRRPADEAAER, encoded by the coding sequence GTGACTCGGTTGGGCGATCTTGAGCGTGCGGTGATGGACGTGCTGTGGGACGTGGTCCCGGGCACGTCGGACGGGGTGACCGTGCGCGAGGTGGCCGACGCGCTCGACGGCCGCGAGCTGGCGTACACCACGGTGATGACCGTGCTGGACCGGCTCGCCGGCAAGGGCATGGTGCAGCGGGAGCGGGAGGGCCGGGCCTGGCGGTACCGGCCGGCGGCCAGCCGTGAGGCGCACATCGCCCAGCTCATGCTCGACGCCCTCGACCTTGGCGGCAGCCGCGACGCCGCACTGGTGCGCTTCGCCCACTCGGTGACCGGCACCGAGGCCGAGGTGCTGCGCGCGGCCCTGGGGAGCGAGGCCGGGCTGACCGGGCACGGCTCCGCGGGAGCCGGCGCGCAGTTGACCGACCAGGTGGACGGGCCGGCGGGCCGACGGCCGGCCGACGAGGCAGCGGAGCGGTAG
- a CDS encoding aldehyde dehydrogenase family protein: protein MSERVAVRKTYKLFIGGKFPRSESGRSYLVQSSNVSLASRKDARDAVVAARAAVKGWAGATAYNRGQILYRAAEMLEGRREQFVALGVPGDEVDAAVDRWVWYAGWADKLSQVYGGANPVAGPYFNISAPEPTGVVAVVAPERPALLGLVSVIAPAIVTGNTVVVAASPTEPLAAVTLAEVLATSDLPGGVVNILTGRITETAPTLAAHMDVNAIDLSGVTDAELASDLEIKAAENLKRVLRPAPAADHDWSADPGVTRMTTLLETKTVWHPKGV from the coding sequence ATGTCTGAGCGGGTCGCGGTACGCAAGACGTACAAGCTCTTCATCGGCGGGAAGTTCCCGCGCAGCGAGTCGGGACGGTCGTATCTCGTGCAGTCCTCGAATGTGTCACTGGCCTCCCGCAAGGACGCCCGGGACGCGGTGGTCGCCGCCCGCGCCGCCGTGAAGGGCTGGGCCGGGGCGACCGCGTACAACCGGGGTCAGATCCTCTACCGGGCCGCCGAGATGCTGGAGGGCCGCCGCGAGCAGTTCGTCGCCCTCGGCGTGCCGGGCGACGAGGTGGACGCCGCGGTGGACCGCTGGGTCTGGTACGCCGGCTGGGCCGACAAGCTCTCCCAGGTGTACGGCGGCGCCAACCCGGTCGCCGGGCCGTACTTCAACATCTCCGCGCCCGAGCCGACCGGCGTGGTGGCGGTCGTCGCCCCGGAGCGCCCGGCGCTGCTCGGCCTGGTCAGCGTGATCGCCCCGGCGATCGTCACCGGCAACACGGTGGTGGTGGCGGCCTCCCCGACCGAGCCGCTGGCGGCGGTGACGCTGGCCGAGGTGCTGGCCACCTCCGACCTGCCCGGCGGGGTGGTGAACATCCTCACCGGCCGGATCACCGAGACCGCGCCGACGCTGGCCGCGCACATGGACGTCAACGCGATCGACCTCAGCGGGGTGACCGACGCCGAGTTGGCTTCCGACCTGGAGATCAAGGCGGCGGAGAACCTGAAGCGGGTGCTCCGTCCGGCCCCGGCCGCCGACCACGACTGGTCCGCCGACCCCGGCGTGACTCGGATGACCACCCTGCTGGAGACCAAGACGGTGTGGCACCCCAAGGGGGTGTGA